In Thermoanaerobaculia bacterium, one genomic interval encodes:
- a CDS encoding potassium transporter Kup, producing MASAVPSGRRLFLLCLSALGVVYGDIGTSPLYALKVCFSGLHAIPLRPENVLGILSLVFWSLVVIVTVKYHVYVLRLDNRGEGGILALMGLVRGGRTGRRMRLGLVTLGVFGAALLYGDGIITPAISVLSAVEGLQVATPVFAGAVVPITVVILVGLFLFEKRGTASIGRIFGPVMLAWFSVLAVLGVLGILRHPGVIAAVNPAHAVAFFARNRFHGFLVLGAIFLVATGGEALYADLGHFGEKPIQIDWFSFVGPALVLNYFGQGALLIVNPAAAENPFYRLAPGWALYPLVILATMATIIASQAIISGAFSLTRQAVQLGYLPRVRIVHTSPEEIGQIYIPGLNWVLMIATIGLVLGFRNSNNLAAAYGVAVSMTMVITTLLAYFVARDRLHWRTGAAFLVTILFFVFDLSFLGANLVKVASGGWFPLVVALIVFTIMTTWRRGRRLLNVQLRRRLCSVEQFIDDAKQEKPVRVSDTGIYMSMIPDVIPPALLNNFRHNHILQKQVILLTVLTEDVPRVRKKERVHVEAFSDGFYRVVLHFGFMETPDIIPILEKIKAPGLSLDLSKATFFLGKEMILPSDRPGMAIWREKLFSMMSNNSRSATAFFSLPPEQVMEIRGQVKI from the coding sequence ATGGCGTCGGCCGTCCCGTCGGGACGCCGGCTCTTCCTGCTCTGTCTCTCCGCGCTCGGCGTCGTTTACGGCGACATCGGGACGAGTCCGCTGTATGCGCTGAAGGTCTGCTTCTCGGGCCTCCACGCGATCCCTCTGCGACCGGAGAACGTCCTCGGCATCCTCTCCCTCGTGTTCTGGTCGCTCGTCGTGATCGTCACGGTCAAGTACCACGTCTACGTGCTGCGGCTGGACAACCGCGGTGAGGGCGGGATCCTCGCGCTGATGGGTCTCGTGCGCGGCGGGAGGACGGGGCGGCGCATGCGGCTGGGCCTCGTGACGCTCGGCGTCTTCGGGGCGGCGCTCCTCTACGGCGACGGGATCATCACTCCCGCGATCTCGGTGCTCTCGGCCGTGGAGGGGCTGCAGGTGGCGACCCCGGTCTTCGCCGGCGCCGTCGTGCCGATCACGGTCGTGATCCTCGTCGGCCTCTTCCTCTTCGAGAAGCGAGGGACGGCGTCGATCGGCCGGATCTTCGGGCCGGTGATGCTCGCGTGGTTTTCCGTGCTCGCCGTGCTCGGCGTCCTGGGGATCCTTCGCCACCCGGGCGTGATCGCCGCCGTCAATCCCGCCCACGCGGTCGCGTTCTTTGCCCGGAACCGGTTCCACGGCTTCCTCGTCCTCGGCGCGATCTTCCTCGTCGCGACCGGCGGCGAGGCGCTCTACGCGGACCTCGGGCATTTTGGCGAGAAGCCGATCCAGATCGACTGGTTCTCGTTCGTCGGTCCCGCGCTCGTCCTGAACTATTTCGGGCAGGGGGCGCTCCTCATCGTGAATCCCGCCGCCGCGGAGAACCCGTTCTACCGCCTGGCTCCCGGGTGGGCGCTCTACCCGCTCGTGATCCTCGCGACGATGGCGACGATCATCGCGTCGCAGGCGATCATCTCCGGCGCGTTCTCGCTGACGCGCCAGGCCGTCCAGCTCGGTTATCTGCCCCGCGTCCGGATCGTCCACACTTCGCCGGAGGAGATCGGCCAGATCTACATTCCCGGCCTGAACTGGGTCCTCATGATCGCGACGATCGGCCTCGTGCTCGGCTTCCGGAACTCGAACAACCTCGCGGCCGCGTACGGCGTCGCGGTGTCCATGACGATGGTGATCACGACGCTGCTCGCGTACTTCGTCGCGCGCGACCGCCTGCACTGGAGGACGGGCGCCGCATTTCTCGTCACGATCCTCTTCTTCGTGTTCGACCTCTCGTTTCTCGGAGCGAACCTCGTGAAGGTCGCGAGCGGCGGCTGGTTTCCGCTCGTCGTGGCGCTCATCGTGTTCACGATCATGACCACCTGGCGGCGCGGGCGGCGGTTGTTGAACGTCCAGCTCCGGCGGAGGCTTTGCAGCGTCGAGCAGTTCATCGACGACGCGAAGCAGGAGAAGCCGGTGCGGGTTTCCGACACCGGGATCTACATGTCGATGATCCCGGACGTGATCCCGCCCGCGCTGCTCAACAACTTCCGCCACAATCACATCCTCCAGAAGCAGGTCATTCTGCTGACCGTCCTCACCGAGGACGTGCCCCGCGTCCGCAAAAAGGAGCGCGTGCATGTGGAGGCGTTTTCGGACGGCTTCTACCGGGTGGTCCTGCATTTCGGGTTCATGGAGACGCCGGACATCATTCCGATTCTCGAAAAGATCAAGGCGCCGGGCCTCTCGCTCGACCTCTCGAAAGCGACGTTCTTCCTCGGCAAGGAGATGATCCTTCCCTCGGACCGCCCCGGCATGGCGATCTGGAGAGAGAAGCTCTTCTCGATGATGTCGAACAACTCCCGGAGCGCGACCGCGTTCTTCTCGCTGCCGCCCGAGCAGGTGATGGAGATCCGCGGCCAGGTCAAGATCTAG